The Sphingomonas sanxanigenens DSM 19645 = NX02 genome includes a region encoding these proteins:
- a CDS encoding ABC transporter ATP-binding protein, translated as MAAQRLGFRDAAAWLAQVIGPDAAYVRLGLVYTLAISLLALATPISVQLLINSVANTAKPAPLWALSMVLLLLLLMVAGLSGLRVWIMAAFERRVFARVVAEVTIRAVHAQNPFFADGSRDAIFNRFFDLVIVQKAVPSLVIGGFTIMLQAVVGLTITSFYHPFFLAFNIVLVMAVLLTWLLGRRGAITGAVGLSHAKHNAARWLESVGGSNGFYKSARHLDFAMDRSEALTATYVDAHRRYFRYHFAQTVAFLLIYAIASAALLLLGGMLILRGQLSLGQLVAAELILSGVFYGISQLGWYLDTFYDLVASSEELSLLFDIPQEPLVRGESGPRDGAVRLTDVAFDGARFDLSFSAGEQLVAVAEAGAEHRLALLLKRHAQPERGLIRIGGTELGALDMYDLRSDVMVIDRPTIVEMTIRDYLRLASGHDAGEAMAALAAVGLERRIANLPRGLDTPLASSGYPLSVGETMALKLANAVLVQPKLLLLGQLFDLMAPERLVAALRILKPKGTTVLLCTRRPEDLHLDGFLYLGLSGQRRFASLADLRTATRHEEDDNAVPA; from the coding sequence TTGGCTGCGCAACGGTTGGGATTTCGGGACGCCGCTGCATGGCTGGCTCAGGTCATCGGTCCCGACGCCGCCTACGTACGGCTTGGCCTCGTATATACTTTGGCCATCAGCCTCCTCGCGCTGGCGACACCGATCTCGGTGCAGCTGCTCATCAACAGCGTTGCCAACACCGCCAAGCCGGCGCCGCTGTGGGCGCTGTCGATGGTGTTGCTGCTGTTGCTGCTGATGGTGGCGGGGCTCAGCGGGCTGCGCGTATGGATCATGGCGGCGTTCGAGCGCCGCGTGTTCGCGCGCGTCGTGGCGGAGGTCACGATCCGCGCGGTGCATGCCCAGAATCCGTTCTTCGCGGACGGCAGTCGCGATGCGATCTTCAACCGCTTCTTCGACCTGGTGATCGTCCAGAAGGCGGTGCCCAGCCTGGTCATCGGCGGCTTCACCATCATGCTGCAGGCGGTCGTCGGGCTGACGATCACGAGCTTCTATCACCCCTTCTTTCTCGCCTTCAACATCGTCCTCGTCATGGCGGTGCTGTTGACCTGGCTGCTCGGACGGCGCGGGGCGATCACCGGCGCCGTCGGGCTCAGCCACGCGAAGCACAACGCGGCCCGCTGGCTGGAAAGCGTCGGCGGCTCCAACGGCTTCTACAAGTCGGCGCGGCACCTCGACTTCGCGATGGATCGTTCGGAGGCATTGACCGCCACCTATGTCGACGCGCACCGACGCTACTTCAGGTACCATTTCGCCCAGACGGTTGCGTTCCTGCTGATCTATGCGATCGCGAGTGCCGCGTTGCTGCTGCTGGGAGGAATGCTGATCCTGCGCGGCCAGCTGTCGCTCGGTCAATTGGTCGCGGCCGAACTGATCCTGTCCGGCGTGTTCTATGGCATCTCCCAGCTCGGTTGGTACCTCGACACCTTCTATGACCTGGTGGCGAGCTCGGAAGAGTTGTCGCTGCTGTTCGACATTCCGCAGGAGCCGCTGGTCCGGGGTGAAAGCGGGCCGCGCGATGGCGCCGTCAGGCTGACCGACGTGGCATTTGACGGCGCCCGGTTCGACCTGTCGTTCAGCGCCGGCGAACAACTGGTCGCGGTCGCCGAGGCCGGAGCCGAGCACCGCCTCGCGCTTCTGCTGAAGCGGCACGCCCAGCCGGAACGCGGGCTGATCCGCATCGGCGGCACCGAATTGGGTGCGCTCGACATGTATGATCTGCGCTCGGACGTCATGGTGATCGATCGACCGACCATCGTCGAGATGACCATCCGCGACTATCTGCGGCTGGCCTCGGGCCATGATGCCGGCGAAGCGATGGCGGCGCTTGCCGCCGTCGGGCTGGAACGGCGCATTGCCAACCTGCCCCGGGGGCTCGACACGCCGCTCGCCTCCTCAGGCTATCCGCTCAGCGTCGGCGAGACGATGGCACTGAAGCTTGCCAACGCGGTGCTGGTCCAGCCGAAGCTGCTGCTGCTCGGGCAACTTTTCGATCTGATGGCCCCGGAACGCCTGGTGGCGGCGCTGCGCATTCTCAAGCCAAAAGGCACCACGGTGCTGCTCTGTACCAGACGTCCGGAGGACCTGCACCTCGACGGCTTCCTCTACCTCGGGCTGTCCGGGCAGCGCCGCTTCGCATCCCTTGCCGATCTTCGGACCGCTACTCGGCACGAGGAGGACGACAATGCCGTACCGGCCTGA
- a CDS encoding LysR family transcriptional regulator encodes MPTLRQLEYLVTIADTQSFVEAARITNVSQPTLSQQVRALEERLGVRLLDRGPTGAVLTPIGRSIVVTARRMLSDARDIVALAARSSNSVTGTLKLGTTPTLGPYLLSPIIAELHRVAPGLRLHVREGIPDDQILELSRGNVDVVLGPMPIAGDGLTIEPLFREPLHLVAALDHRLAADDLLTRDALADYSLLSLDPRHHFAKQAAEIAEAYGMKIAPDYYGTSLDSLHQMVASGLGLSVLPSLYLKSDVGGSVGLKVLSVRGWRRHRSIAMAWRKQSSMDAAFRLIADYVQSCAHRILDPIASL; translated from the coding sequence ATGCCGACCCTGCGACAACTCGAGTATCTCGTGACGATCGCGGATACGCAGTCGTTCGTCGAAGCGGCGCGCATCACCAACGTGTCGCAACCCACGCTCAGCCAGCAGGTTCGCGCGCTGGAGGAGCGCCTCGGCGTCAGGTTGCTCGACCGGGGCCCCACGGGCGCCGTGCTGACGCCGATCGGCCGCAGCATCGTGGTGACGGCACGCCGCATGCTGAGCGATGCGCGCGATATCGTGGCGTTGGCTGCGCGCTCTTCGAACAGCGTCACGGGGACGCTGAAACTCGGCACCACGCCGACGCTCGGCCCCTATCTACTGTCGCCGATCATCGCCGAGCTGCACCGCGTTGCGCCGGGGCTGAGGCTGCACGTGCGCGAGGGCATACCCGACGATCAGATCCTTGAGCTGTCGCGCGGCAATGTCGATGTCGTCCTGGGGCCTATGCCGATCGCCGGCGATGGCCTGACCATCGAGCCCTTGTTTCGTGAGCCGCTGCATCTGGTCGCGGCTCTCGATCACCGCCTCGCCGCGGACGATCTGCTCACGCGCGATGCGCTTGCGGACTATTCGCTGCTGTCGCTCGACCCACGGCATCACTTCGCCAAGCAGGCAGCCGAGATCGCGGAGGCCTACGGCATGAAGATCGCCCCAGACTATTACGGCACGAGTCTCGACAGCCTGCACCAGATGGTCGCAAGCGGCCTGGGCTTGAGCGTCTTGCCCAGCCTGTACCTCAAGTCGGACGTGGGCGGGTCGGTCGGGCTCAAGGTGTTAAGCGTGCGCGGCTGGCGCCGGCACCGCTCCATCGCCATGGCCTGGCGGAAGCAGTCGTCGATGGACGCGGCATTTCGGTTGATTGCGGACTATGTGCAAAGCTGCGCACACCGGATTCTCGATCCAATCGCGTCGCTCTGA
- a CDS encoding serine hydrolase domain-containing protein, with protein MGLFPGHAVGVPGHGGGRQAVLRVRPRLALVCALGLATQTQAAPLERSARRAPSPLGERDGERGESRLAYSLVTTKAPAPTDIPALIPQDPCAWRDFPLSPTLPPRGEGAESGAIATLRARLTAMVDAGEIPNAQILITQNGAPLAAFRLGYSDIASKAPLPEDAIFRLYSMTKPITSVAIMMLAEEGRLSLEDPVGQYLPDLAGLRVYDPAAAAAAPDADPVRTVPPARAVTIEDLLFHASGITYEFMGDTPVHRYYRRHGVSRATAATSGRDQAPPAATLADLVARLGKAPLLHQPGERFSYGFSTTVLGAVIERVSGETLDDFYQRRIFDPLEMRDTRFVIDDARVPRLVANTLATPSGLKPQESAATSEYRDPTRLRDAGGGLAGTIEDYRHFAEMLANRGTWHGRRLLKPETVDAMFTPRLRTGGAPEEDSMFGYGLALGDAETEAKGGLPRGAGSWAGSGNTYFFADPDRKLVAILMTNMLTPGPMAKRTYELRALVNKAALGMTRQE; from the coding sequence GTGGGATTATTTCCCGGACACGCGGTCGGGGTTCCGGGTCACGGTGGCGGGCGACAAGCCGTTTTGAGGGTGAGGCCACGGCTGGCACTGGTCTGTGCACTGGGACTGGCTACGCAAACCCAAGCAGCCCCCCTCGAAAGGAGCGCCCGCCGCGCCCCCTCGCCCCTTGGGGAGAGGGACGGGGAGAGGGGGGAGTCGCGCCTGGCGTACAGCCTTGTCACGACCAAAGCCCCCGCCCCGACAGACATTCCTGCGCTAATCCCTCAAGACCCTTGCGCTTGGCGCGACTTCCCCCTCTCCCCAACCCTCCCCCCGCGGGGGGAGGGAGCTGAGTCCGGCGCCATCGCCACCCTCCGCGCCCGCCTCACCGCCATGGTGGATGCCGGCGAGATCCCCAACGCCCAGATCCTGATCACCCAAAACGGCGCGCCCCTCGCCGCCTTTCGCCTCGGCTACAGCGACATCGCCAGCAAGGCCCCGCTCCCCGAGGACGCGATCTTTCGCCTCTATTCGATGACCAAGCCGATCACGTCGGTGGCGATCATGATGCTGGCGGAGGAAGGCCGGCTGAGCCTCGAGGATCCGGTCGGCCAATACCTCCCCGACCTCGCCGGCCTGCGCGTCTACGACCCCGCGGCAGCAGCCGCCGCGCCGGATGCCGATCCGGTGCGAACCGTCCCGCCCGCGCGCGCGGTGACGATCGAGGATCTGCTGTTCCACGCCTCCGGCATCACCTATGAGTTCATGGGCGACACGCCGGTGCACCGGTACTACCGCCGCCACGGCGTCAGCCGCGCGACCGCGGCGACGAGCGGCCGCGATCAGGCGCCGCCTGCCGCCACCCTGGCCGACCTGGTCGCACGGCTGGGCAAGGCGCCCCTGCTCCACCAGCCGGGCGAACGCTTCAGCTACGGCTTCTCGACGACGGTACTCGGCGCGGTGATCGAGCGGGTGTCCGGCGAGACGCTGGACGATTTCTACCAGCGCCGCATCTTCGATCCGCTGGAGATGCGCGACACCCGTTTCGTGATCGACGATGCGCGCGTGCCCCGGCTGGTTGCCAACACCCTCGCCACCCCGAGCGGCCTCAAGCCGCAGGAAAGCGCCGCCACCTCCGAATATCGCGACCCCACCCGCCTGCGCGACGCCGGCGGCGGTCTCGCCGGCACGATCGAGGATTATCGCCACTTCGCCGAGATGCTCGCCAACCGCGGCACCTGGCACGGCCGCCGCCTGCTGAAGCCCGAGACGGTCGATGCGATGTTCACCCCCCGCCTGCGCACCGGCGGGGCGCCTGAGGAAGACAGCATGTTCGGCTACGGCCTCGCTCTGGGCGACGCCGAAACGGAGGCGAAGGGCGGCCTGCCCAGGGGTGCGGGAAGCTGGGCCGGATCCGGCAACACCTATTTCTTCGCCGACCCCGACCGCAAGCTGGTTGCGATCCTGATGACCAACATGCTGACGCCGGGGCCGATGGCGAAACGGACCTATGAGCTGCGGGCGTTGGTGAACAAGGCGGCTTTGGGGATGACGCGGCAGGAATAG
- a CDS encoding TauD/TfdA dioxygenase family protein, translating to MAYDLIDVRPMTKRIGAEIFGVDLSEPLGNQAFSEIHDALMKHQVVFFRDQTLTHDAHKTFGRAFGDLHIHSGVAGLEEHPEVVVIHADETSKFVAGEKWHSDLSCDPEPPMGSILYMHTLPDHGGDTLFASMYAAYDALSPAMKAFLDPLTAVHDGDHVYKAIFPDSTKKYNISSHPVIRTHPVTGRKLLFVNSSYTTRINELGKDESDAVLQFLFKHINNANFQVRFRWQKNSVAFWDNRCTQHFAVWDYFPDTRSGFRVTVAGDKPF from the coding sequence ATGGCCTATGACCTGATCGACGTCCGCCCGATGACCAAGCGCATCGGCGCCGAGATCTTCGGCGTCGATCTCAGCGAGCCGCTCGGCAACCAGGCGTTCAGCGAGATCCACGATGCGCTGATGAAGCACCAGGTTGTCTTCTTTCGCGACCAGACCCTCACCCACGACGCGCACAAGACGTTCGGCCGCGCCTTCGGCGACCTCCACATCCATTCGGGCGTGGCAGGGCTGGAGGAGCATCCCGAGGTGGTGGTGATCCATGCGGACGAGACCAGCAAGTTCGTCGCCGGCGAGAAGTGGCATTCGGACCTGAGCTGCGATCCCGAACCGCCGATGGGCAGCATCCTCTACATGCACACCCTGCCCGACCATGGCGGCGACACGCTGTTCGCCAGCATGTATGCCGCCTACGACGCGCTCTCGCCCGCGATGAAGGCCTTCCTCGATCCGCTCACCGCGGTGCATGACGGCGATCATGTCTACAAGGCGATCTTCCCGGATTCGACCAAGAAGTACAACATCAGCAGCCACCCAGTGATCCGCACGCACCCGGTGACAGGGCGCAAGCTGCTGTTCGTCAACTCATCCTACACCACCCGCATCAACGAGCTAGGCAAGGACGAGAGCGACGCGGTGCTGCAATTCCTGTTCAAGCACATCAACAACGCCAACTTCCAGGTGCGCTTCCGCTGGCAGAAAAATTCGGTCGCCTTCTGGGACAATCGCTGCACCCAGCATTTCGCGGTGTGGGATTATTTCCCGGACACGCGGTCGGGGTTCCGGGTCACGGTGGCGGGCGACAAGCCGTTTTGA
- a CDS encoding acetamidase/formamidase family protein yields the protein MALISAQTAAVREDIQPSALHYLRATPETVHWGYFSPEIKPALVVKSGDLIQAQAVTHHAGDDPSLMMDCDIRRIFTEIAPETRAPGCHIMTGPIYVEGAEPGDMLEVRYFQMKPRFNYGSNLSASWGHLYKEFGEKERVTIYKLDRNANTASALYAYDIEGDYGLPGRMTNCPECDRHPALPGITIPARPHLGTAGVAPAVDAPVSTIPPGLHGGNIDNWRIGAGATMFYPVQVKGGLFSIGDPHVSQGDGEISGTAIEASLDVLFQIVLRKDFQFPSPLLQTDDCWIVHGFGADLDEAMKGASTDMLHLLTEHQGLSRVDGYSLMSVAADFGVTQVVDGTQGIHCRIERRIFPDKGSVLDIG from the coding sequence ATGGCCCTGATCAGCGCCCAAACCGCCGCGGTCCGTGAGGATATCCAGCCGAGCGCGCTCCATTATCTGCGGGCGACGCCCGAGACCGTTCACTGGGGCTATTTCTCGCCCGAGATCAAGCCGGCGCTGGTGGTGAAGAGCGGCGACCTGATCCAGGCGCAGGCGGTGACGCACCATGCCGGCGACGATCCCAGCCTGATGATGGATTGCGACATCCGCCGCATCTTCACCGAGATCGCCCCGGAAACCCGCGCCCCCGGCTGCCACATCATGACCGGCCCGATCTACGTCGAGGGTGCCGAGCCCGGCGACATGCTGGAGGTGCGCTATTTCCAGATGAAGCCGCGCTTCAATTACGGATCGAACCTGTCGGCAAGCTGGGGCCATCTCTACAAGGAATTCGGCGAGAAGGAGCGGGTGACGATCTACAAGCTGGATCGCAACGCCAACACCGCCAGCGCACTCTACGCCTATGACATCGAGGGCGATTATGGCCTGCCCGGTCGCATGACCAACTGCCCGGAATGCGATCGCCACCCCGCCCTTCCCGGCATCACCATCCCCGCGCGCCCGCATCTGGGCACCGCCGGCGTCGCCCCCGCGGTCGACGCGCCGGTCAGCACCATTCCGCCCGGCCTCCACGGCGGCAATATCGACAATTGGCGGATCGGCGCGGGCGCGACGATGTTCTACCCGGTGCAGGTGAAGGGTGGCCTGTTCTCGATCGGCGACCCGCATGTGAGCCAGGGCGACGGCGAGATCAGCGGCACCGCGATCGAGGCCTCGCTCGACGTGCTGTTCCAGATCGTGCTGCGCAAGGATTTCCAGTTCCCCTCGCCGCTGCTGCAGACCGACGATTGCTGGATCGTCCATGGCTTCGGCGCCGATCTGGACGAGGCGATGAAGGGCGCCTCCACCGACATGCTCCATCTGCTGACCGAGCATCAGGGCCTCTCCCGCGTCGACGGCTATTCGCTGATGAGCGTCGCTGCCGATTTCGGCGTGACTCAGGTGGTGGACGGCACCCAGGGCATCCACTGCCGCATCGAACGCCGCATCTTCCCCGACAAGGGCAGCGTGCTCGATATCGGCTGA
- the ygiD gene encoding 4,5-DOPA dioxygenase extradiol, which translates to MSRLPVIFFGHGSPMVALEKSAVTRTWNAIAGRVGKPKAILCISAHWLTRGTAVTAMPQPRTIHDFGAFPQALFDVQYPAPGDPELAGRVRALLSPMSVTIDQGWGLDHGTWSVLVHAYPEADVPVVQLGMDVGKSPADHWAVGRLLRPLRDEGVLIIGTGNIVHNLPAMDWGNPDAPAYPWAERFNTTMVDAIAEDRPEVVIDFAAMGEAAKLSVPTPDHFWPLLYVLGARHEGEAAEFQPNFIHHKSLSMTSVLIGA; encoded by the coding sequence ATGAGCCGCCTACCCGTCATTTTCTTCGGCCATGGCAGCCCGATGGTCGCGCTCGAGAAGAGCGCGGTCACACGGACCTGGAATGCGATCGCCGGGCGCGTAGGCAAGCCGAAGGCGATCCTGTGCATCTCAGCGCACTGGCTGACGCGCGGCACCGCCGTTACCGCGATGCCGCAGCCGCGCACCATCCATGATTTCGGTGCCTTTCCGCAGGCTCTGTTCGATGTGCAATATCCTGCACCGGGCGATCCCGAGCTTGCCGGCCGCGTGCGCGCGTTGCTGAGCCCGATGTCCGTCACCATCGATCAGGGCTGGGGGCTCGATCACGGAACCTGGTCCGTCCTCGTCCACGCCTATCCCGAAGCCGACGTCCCCGTCGTCCAACTGGGCATGGACGTCGGCAAATCCCCCGCCGACCATTGGGCGGTCGGCCGCCTGCTGCGCCCGCTGCGCGACGAGGGCGTGCTGATCATCGGCACCGGCAATATAGTGCACAACCTGCCGGCAATGGACTGGGGGAACCCGGACGCCCCTGCCTACCCCTGGGCCGAGCGCTTCAACACGACGATGGTCGACGCGATCGCCGAAGACCGGCCCGAGGTCGTGATCGACTTCGCGGCGATGGGGGAAGCAGCGAAGCTTTCGGTGCCGACGCCCGACCATTTCTGGCCTTTGCTCTATGTGCTCGGCGCCCGTCATGAAGGCGAGGCGGCCGAGTTCCAGCCCAACTTCATCCACCACAAGTCGCTCAGCATGACGAGCGTGCTCATCGGCGCCTGA
- a CDS encoding VOC family protein, whose protein sequence is MTNTLIFVDLASDDPAAAGAFYAEVFGWENDARPEGIYHRMVPGGFFKNKDGSDSQIGNLHLGIFDAGNARPHPEPAGVEPRTLSTTGRKPRIWVLISDDDSADRILATAQTLGATILWRNHYWKEFNGYNHAFVDPWGNEIVLWGKAGENPQIPADFTRE, encoded by the coding sequence ATGACCAACACCCTGATCTTCGTCGACCTCGCTTCCGACGATCCTGCCGCGGCCGGCGCCTTCTATGCCGAGGTGTTCGGCTGGGAGAATGATGCGCGGCCGGAGGGCATCTATCACCGCATGGTGCCGGGCGGATTCTTCAAGAACAAGGATGGCAGCGACAGCCAGATCGGCAACCTGCACCTGGGCATCTTCGACGCGGGCAATGCCCGCCCGCATCCCGAACCCGCCGGCGTCGAGCCGCGGACGCTCTCCACCACCGGCCGCAAGCCGCGCATCTGGGTCCTGATCAGCGACGACGACAGCGCCGATCGCATCCTCGCGACTGCGCAGACGCTGGGGGCGACCATCCTGTGGCGCAATCATTACTGGAAAGAGTTCAACGGCTACAACCATGCGTTCGTCGATCCGTGGGGCAATGAGATCGTGCTGTGGGGCAAGGCCGGGGAAAATCCGCAGATTCCGGCGGACTTCACCCGCGAATAA
- a CDS encoding aromatic ring-hydroxylating oxygenase subunit alpha — protein sequence MTILTDQFFDSFSSSIRDTLEADTLPPACYTDEEFFRFEREAIFYREWLCVGREEWAEKPGDFFTATHAGEPVIVARDRNGQLNAMSAVCQHRAMLVAEGAGNTRAFVCPYHHWTYDLDGTLVGAPAMNKTCNFDKKSASLPKLRIESWHGFVFINFDADAAPLKPRLAGLEEVVANYDFASLRGPRPQAPTHYAWNWKVMFENNNDGYHANRLHQGPLHDFVPSALASFPDLPENTAGYYRLNGSLHPDASFNATQKAVFPVFPKLTDEERHRLLFVNLPPSLSMVIMSDMVLFLILDAHSGSSHALTMGTLLHPDAMSDPLYALKMKMNDEAVYEIVEQDLHVDLLVQQGLQSKFAPRGRYSWQEGAQRQFNLWLVDRYWGEWNRRRGPSAPVTQLRRSGAA from the coding sequence ATGACGATTCTGACCGACCAGTTCTTCGACAGCTTCTCGAGTTCGATCCGTGACACGCTGGAAGCCGATACCCTGCCGCCGGCCTGCTACACGGACGAGGAATTCTTCCGCTTCGAGCGCGAGGCGATCTTCTATCGCGAATGGCTGTGCGTGGGCCGCGAGGAATGGGCGGAAAAGCCGGGCGACTTCTTCACCGCCACCCATGCCGGCGAACCGGTGATCGTGGCGCGCGACCGCAACGGCCAGCTCAACGCGATGTCGGCGGTCTGCCAGCACCGCGCGATGCTGGTGGCGGAGGGCGCCGGCAACACCCGCGCCTTCGTCTGCCCCTATCATCACTGGACCTATGACCTCGACGGCACGCTGGTCGGCGCGCCGGCGATGAACAAGACCTGCAACTTCGACAAGAAGTCGGCCAGCCTGCCCAAGCTGCGCATCGAAAGCTGGCACGGCTTCGTCTTCATCAACTTCGACGCTGACGCGGCACCGCTCAAGCCGCGGCTGGCGGGACTGGAAGAAGTCGTCGCCAATTACGACTTCGCCTCGCTGCGCGGCCCCCGTCCGCAGGCGCCCACGCATTATGCGTGGAACTGGAAGGTGATGTTCGAGAACAACAATGACGGTTACCACGCCAACCGTCTGCACCAGGGCCCGCTGCACGATTTCGTGCCGAGCGCCCTCGCCAGCTTCCCGGACCTGCCCGAGAACACCGCCGGCTATTACCGGCTCAACGGCTCGCTCCACCCCGATGCCAGCTTCAACGCGACGCAGAAGGCGGTCTTCCCGGTCTTTCCCAAGCTGACCGACGAGGAACGCCACCGGCTGCTGTTCGTCAACCTGCCGCCCAGCCTGTCGATGGTGATCATGAGCGACATGGTGCTGTTCCTGATCCTCGATGCCCACAGTGGAAGTTCCCATGCGCTGACGATGGGCACATTGCTCCATCCCGATGCGATGTCCGACCCGCTCTATGCCCTCAAGATGAAGATGAACGACGAGGCGGTGTACGAAATCGTCGAGCAGGATCTGCATGTCGATCTGCTGGTCCAGCAGGGCCTGCAATCCAAGTTCGCGCCGCGCGGCCGCTATAGCTGGCAGGAAGGCGCGCAGCGCCAGTTCAACCTGTGGCTGGTCGATCGCTACTGGGGCGAATGGAACCGCCGCCGCGGCCCTTCCGCGCCCGTCACCCAGTTGCGCCGCAGCGGCGCCGCCTGA
- a CDS encoding CynX/NimT family MFS transporter, with the protein MPRNLLVMIISSLGFFFVTATTFTSLGYVLYTMVAELGWSQAAAGFSFSLLGLACGLSSPLPPMMMKMFGTRLTMAFGALVLAVGFFIASGIQALGFFFVATSLMGIGFSLIAPSPAVYLLATWFPNTSARMIGIYFMAGAAGGIAGPLIVETIVGASGSWRMHWIVMAIFALIYGLICLVGIRDAMKVESVEQVTNAGASGHGATGASPWTVRQALLTPSFLILAFAMMVVQTVVTTMHSALVAHVASLGVGATAGAFAMSLLAFAGTVAKGVTGALSEKVAPKHLLVGGLALQCGAMLMLYLVRVEPAVYGAAVLFGIGWGLSWLSAHILLLRYFGAAIAGDMTAMATMATTFAVLGPPFAGNIADTTGSFATAFLAFAALLALAFFSTAFLLRAPRRPGDALAESAELMPAE; encoded by the coding sequence ATGCCGCGCAACCTACTCGTCATGATCATCTCGTCGCTCGGCTTCTTCTTCGTGACGGCCACGACGTTCACGTCGCTCGGCTATGTGCTCTACACGATGGTGGCCGAACTGGGCTGGTCGCAGGCAGCGGCGGGCTTCAGCTTCTCGCTGCTCGGCCTCGCCTGCGGGCTCAGCAGCCCGCTGCCGCCGATGATGATGAAGATGTTCGGCACGCGGCTGACGATGGCGTTCGGCGCGCTGGTGCTGGCGGTGGGCTTCTTCATCGCCTCGGGCATTCAGGCGCTCGGCTTCTTCTTCGTCGCGACCTCGCTGATGGGCATCGGCTTCTCGCTGATCGCCCCCTCCCCCGCGGTCTATCTGCTCGCCACCTGGTTTCCCAACACCTCGGCGCGGATGATCGGCATCTACTTCATGGCGGGGGCGGCCGGCGGCATCGCGGGGCCGCTGATCGTCGAGACGATCGTCGGCGCCAGCGGCAGCTGGCGGATGCACTGGATCGTGATGGCGATCTTCGCGCTCATCTATGGACTGATCTGCCTTGTCGGCATCCGCGATGCGATGAAGGTGGAAAGCGTGGAGCAGGTGACCAACGCCGGCGCAAGCGGCCATGGCGCAACCGGCGCCTCGCCGTGGACAGTGCGGCAGGCGCTGCTCACCCCCTCGTTCCTGATCCTCGCCTTCGCGATGATGGTGGTGCAGACCGTGGTCACCACGATGCACTCCGCGCTGGTCGCGCATGTCGCCAGCCTTGGTGTCGGCGCCACCGCCGGCGCCTTCGCGATGAGCCTGCTGGCGTTCGCCGGCACCGTCGCCAAGGGCGTGACCGGCGCGCTGAGCGAGAAGGTGGCGCCCAAGCACCTGCTGGTCGGCGGGCTCGCGCTGCAGTGCGGGGCGATGCTGATGCTCTACCTCGTGCGCGTCGAACCGGCAGTCTACGGCGCTGCGGTGCTGTTCGGCATCGGCTGGGGGCTTTCGTGGCTGAGCGCCCACATCCTGCTGCTTCGCTACTTCGGCGCGGCGATCGCGGGCGACATGACGGCGATGGCGACCATGGCGACCACCTTCGCGGTCCTCGGCCCGCCCTTCGCCGGCAACATCGCCGACACGACCGGCAGCTTCGCCACCGCCTTCCTCGCCTTCGCCGCGCTGCTTGCCCTCGCCTTCTTCTCCACCGCCTTCCTGCTGCGCGCACCGCGCCGGCCCGGGGATGCGCTGGCCGAGAGCGCGGAACTGATGCCCGCGGAATAA
- a CDS encoding MarR family winged helix-turn-helix transcriptional regulator, producing MAVINQGASALFLREAEIRRGVELLYFGYSHLYRGIDEGLAKQGLGRAHHRTLYFIARSPNLSVSELLGLLAITKQSLGRVLNELAERGLVESRPGPTDRRQRLLRLTPAGVALEAELFEALRERMSVAYAAAGQDSVSGFWGVLEGLIPPAERPRVEALQRKG from the coding sequence ATGGCTGTCATAAATCAAGGCGCATCCGCGCTCTTCCTCCGCGAAGCGGAAATCCGCCGGGGCGTGGAGCTTCTCTATTTCGGCTACAGCCACCTCTATCGCGGCATCGATGAGGGGCTGGCGAAGCAGGGGCTGGGCCGCGCGCACCACCGCACGCTCTATTTCATCGCGCGCAGCCCCAACTTGTCGGTCAGCGAACTGCTGGGGCTGCTCGCGATCACCAAGCAGTCGCTTGGCCGCGTGCTCAACGAACTCGCCGAGCGCGGATTGGTGGAAAGCCGCCCCGGACCCACCGACCGCCGCCAGCGGCTGCTGCGGCTGACGCCTGCGGGCGTCGCGCTGGAGGCCGAATTGTTCGAGGCTCTGCGGGAGCGGATGTCGGTGGCCTATGCGGCGGCGGGGCAGGATTCGGTCTCGGGCTTCTGGGGGGTGCTGGAGGGGCTGATCCCGCCGGCGGAGCGCCCCCGCGTGGAGGCGCTGCAGCGCAAGGGCTGA